The following are from one region of the candidate division KSB1 bacterium genome:
- a CDS encoding ABC transporter permease subunit yields MRGPRTLSPLGKAVSYVVLSLFALFALYPILCVFSVSLRPGDRLLSKSLAIIPADATLESYRRLLLEEPFLRWMANSSLVSAVVTLAGVGLAAAAGYAFSRYRFAGRDQAMVGLIMTQMFPVTMLLLPLFIMLIKLRAYDSYWALIIAYSATALPFTTWQMKGYYDTIPFSLEEAAAIDGCSPFRTFWQIVLPLAAPALVITALFSFMTAWSEYLVANVLIQDQELFTLPLGLKMFQSNMEVAWGLYSAGAILVSIPVVALFLFLSRWLVSGLTLGSVKG; encoded by the coding sequence ATGCGCGGGCCACGCACACTGTCGCCCCTCGGCAAGGCGGTCAGCTATGTGGTGCTGAGCTTGTTTGCTCTTTTTGCGCTTTATCCGATTCTTTGCGTGTTTTCGGTCTCCTTGCGACCAGGGGACCGGTTGCTCAGCAAGTCGCTGGCCATCATCCCTGCGGATGCGACGCTTGAGTCCTATCGACGCTTGCTGCTCGAGGAGCCGTTTCTGCGCTGGATGGCTAACAGCAGCCTGGTTTCGGCGGTGGTCACCCTGGCAGGCGTGGGCCTTGCTGCTGCCGCAGGGTATGCGTTTTCGCGCTACCGGTTTGCCGGTCGCGATCAGGCCATGGTGGGGCTCATTATGACGCAGATGTTCCCCGTGACGATGCTCCTGCTGCCGCTCTTCATCATGCTGATCAAACTGAGGGCCTACGATTCCTACTGGGCGCTGATCATTGCCTACTCGGCCACAGCCTTGCCTTTCACCACCTGGCAGATGAAAGGCTACTACGACACCATCCCGTTCAGCTTGGAGGAGGCTGCAGCCATCGACGGCTGCTCTCCGTTCCGGACTTTTTGGCAAATCGTCCTCCCTCTGGCCGCACCGGCCTTGGTCATCACGGCGCTCTTTTCGTTCATGACCGCGTGGTCCGAATACTTAGTGGCGAATGTGCTCATTCAGGACCAGGAGCTCTTTACTCTGCCCCTTGGCCTGAAGATGTTTCAGTCCAATATGGAGGTGGCCTGGGGGCTCTATTCGGCGGGCGCCATTCTGGTGAGCATCCCGGTCGTGGCGCTGTTCCTCTTCTTGAGCAGGTGGCTTGTGTCGGGGTTGACGTTGGGGAGCGTGAAGGGTTAG